A single genomic interval of Helianthus annuus cultivar XRQ/B chromosome 13, HanXRQr2.0-SUNRISE, whole genome shotgun sequence harbors:
- the LOC110902196 gene encoding extensin-like, with protein sequence MTHVFLEPLLGTDLFFPATTTSLSPPPPPHPCHNHRHQHPPATTIHLPQPPPTPAGHHHNYRHHYPPATTTTMKTPQIQKPTQNPQLTGFKKKQPPTNKHSLSSRLSLFSRISLFSRLSRRRAPEKKEMGVPEKRLAGEGDGGGGDRL encoded by the coding sequence ATGACCCATGTCTTCTTGGAACCTCTTCTTGGCACAGACCTCTTCTTCCCTGCCACCACCACATCCctgtcaccaccaccaccaccacatccctGCCACAACCACCGTCACCAACACCCACCTGCAACCACCATCCACCTGCCACAACCCCCACCTACTCCCGCCGGCCACCACCACAACTACCGTCACCACTATCCACCTGCCACCACAACCACCATGAAAACCCCTCAAAtccaaaaacccactcaaaatcccCAACTTACCGGTTTTAAGAAGAAACAACCACCAACCAACAAGCATTCTCTCTCCTCGCGTCTCTCTCTCTTCTCGCGTATTTCTCTCTTCTCGCGTCTTTCACGCCGCCGTGCGCCGGAGAAGAAGGAGATGGGTGTGCCGGAGAAACGGCTGGCCGGAGAAGGAGATGGCGGTGGTGGTGAcagattgtag